In a genomic window of Gossypium arboreum isolate Shixiya-1 chromosome 9, ASM2569848v2, whole genome shotgun sequence:
- the LOC108456673 gene encoding 11-beta-hydroxysteroid dehydrogenase-like 6 isoform X4: MDMIDKFMHAVLSITFFVFFLHYRLFTSLVATARSLFKENVSGKVVLITGASSGIGEHVAYEYARRGACLAVVARREHRLRQVAAVCEIIGSPEAVYIVGDVAKMEDCQQFVEATVSYFGHCKQPIRRLDFGGFNFLLVFDVVVTVDHLVTNAGVTPVCMFKDYDDITKASPAMEINFWGSVYSTYYAYGHLKKSKGKIIVIASSTGWLFAPRLSFYSASKAAVISFYETLRYEFGGDIGITIVTPGLIKTEMTDGKFLSKEARLQLDPEMRDG, from the exons ATGGATATGATCGATAAGTTCATGCATGCCGTCCTTTCTATTACATTCTTCGTCTTCTTCCTTCACTATCGACTCTTCACGTCCCTTGTCGCCACTGCAAGATCCCTTTTCAAAGAGAATGTGAGTGGAAAAGTCGTACTCATCACTGGAGCATCTTCTGGCATTGGCGAG CATGTGGCGTATGAGTATGCAAGGAGAGGAGCTTGTTTAGCAGTTGTAGCGAGGAGAGAGCATCGTCTCCGACAAGTGGCTGCCGTTTGTGAGATCATTGGGTCGCCTGAAGCTGTTTACATAGTCGGAGATGTGGCCAAGATGGAGGACTGTCAACAGTTTGTTGAGGCCACTGTTAGCTACTTCGGGCATTGTAAGCAACCAATAAGAAGATTAGATTTTGggggttttaattttttattagtaTTTGATGTGGTGGTGACAGTGGATCATTTGGTGACCAATGCTGGGGTTACACCGGTATGCATGTTTAAAGATTATGATGATATAACTAAAGCTTCGCCTGCTATG GAAATAAACTTTTGGGGATCAGTATACAGCACATATTATGCATATGGGCACTTAAAGAAGAGCAAAGGGAAGATCATAGTCATAGCATCCAGCACTGGATGGTTGTTTGCACCAAGATTGAGCTTCTACAGT GCAAGCAAAGCAGCAGTGATAAGCTTTTACGAGACATTGAGGTATGAATTTGGGGGTGATATTGGAATTACAATAGTGACTCCGGGACTGATCAAGACGGAGATGACTGATGGAAAATTCCTATCCAAGGAAGCTCGATTACAACTTGATCCTGAAATGCGTGAC GGTTGA
- the LOC108455230 gene encoding CASP-like protein 1F2, producing MNLTPQLFCTFSSLFTMEIREANVRAKAPNKTDKFDLATQICLRIAATATAMAAAWVIFTANQTVEVLGMSFDARYSYSPAFKFFAYANAIAFGFSLMSLFFLFFARHALTATIYFFFFLHDLMMMSLVLSGFAAGTAIGMVARDGNGHTGWLKICDRFEKFCDKVTVSMALSYVAVVCLLVLTVMSAGKSRQI from the exons ATGAACTTAACCCCTCAGCTATTCTGCACTTTCTCTTCACTGTTTACGATGGAAATCAGGGAAGCCAATGTTCGAGCGAAGGCACCTAACAAAACAGACAAGTTTGACTTAGCTACACAAATCTGTTTGAGAATTGCGGCGACTGCGACAGCAATGGCCGCCGCATGGGTGATTTTCACTGCAAACCAAACTGTTGAAGTCCTCGGCATGTCTTTTGATGCTCGATATAGCTATTCACCTGCTTTCAA GTTCTTCGCCTATGCAAATGCCATTGCTTTTGGTTTCAGTTTGATGTCGTTGTTCTTTCTGTTCTTTGCCCGTCATGCCTTGACTGCTACTAtctacttcttcttcttcctACACGATTTG ATGATGATGTCTCTGGTTCTTTCCGGTTTCGCGGCAGGGACGGCGATCGGAATGGTAGCACGTGACGGTAACGGCCACACTGGTTGGCTTAAAATCTGCGACCGTTTCGAGAAATTCTGCGACAAGGTGACCGTTTCAATGGCACTGTCGTATGTTGCAGTGGTTTGCTTGCTGGTGCTTACCGTTATGTCGGCCGGCAAGTCTAGACAAATCTAA
- the LOC128280583 gene encoding uncharacterized protein LOC128280583 → MERSQVGCSRLPCSGFVGFWHRFHVEGMEPDPFAWILEECRYSSPSDITTVEYGPYFGLSDSDSDSDSDSGSGSDAAFQNQVNSTDVVTLPALDISEDEEVFHTPPESRSTNASSDNCNNNDDPVIVDCEAVANSGRKSKRVMEEEENGVSKRLKAKTIESPAMSDTDTEELLEWFKNSDASPEGAPETEIQNLQNHGFEVGEGSVRVRVSSHEGRNLGKRVLPSWANPRVKGDEEAEIKETNLPSLVKGSVCDGERVEQEPVHPSTASGASRENHAGVNDVDELLQVGKDGDDEEEEKLICVSILEVAEKKWGPF, encoded by the exons ATGGAAAGGTCCCAAGTGGGATGTTCTCGGCTTCCTTGTTCAGGATTTGTTGGCTTTTGGCATCGTTTTCACG TTGAGGGAATGGAACCCGATCCTTTTGCTTGGATACTCGAGGAATGCCGATATTCCTCCCCCTCTGACATAACCACCGTAGAATACGGTCCGTATTTTGGGCTCTCCGACTCCGACTCTGACTCTGACTCCGACTCCGGCTCCGGCTCCGACGCCGCCTTCCAAAATCAGGTCAACTCCACCGACGTCGTGACATTACCTGCTCTTGACATTTCCGAAGATGAAGAAGTCTTCCACACCCCTCCTGAGTCCAGGTCGACTAACGCCTCCTCTGATAACTGCAACAACAACGATGATCCAGTGATCGTTGATTGTGAAGCTGTGGCGAATAGCGGCAGGAAGAGTAAGAGGGTTATGGAAGAAGAAGAGAATGGAGTTTCGAAAAGATTGAAAGCAAAGACTATTGAATCTCCGGCTATGAGCGACACCGACACCGAGGAATTGCTGGAGTGGTTCAAGAACTCTGATGCATCTCCTGAAGGTGCGCCGGAAACAGAGATTCAAAATCTGCAAAATCATGGATTTGAAGTTGGGGAAGGAAGCGTTAGGGTTAGGGTTAGCAGCCATGAAGGAAGGAATTTGGGGAAACGTGTACTGCCTTCATGGGCCAATCCAAGGGTGAAGGGTGATGAGGAAGCGGAGATTAAGGAAACCAATTTGCCTTCATTAGTGAAGGGGAGCGTTTGCGATGGTGAAAGAGTTGAGCAAGAACCGGTCCATCCTAGTACGGCTTCTGGTGCTTCAAGAGAGAATCATGCTGGAGTTAATGATGTTGACGAGTTGCTCCAAGTGGGAAAGGATGGTGATGATGAGGAAGAAGAGAAGCTAATCTGTGTTAGTATTTTGGAAGTTGCAGAGAAGAAATGGGGTCCGTTTTGA
- the LOC108456673 gene encoding 11-beta-hydroxysteroid dehydrogenase-like 6 isoform X2, producing MDMIDKFMHAVLSITFFVFFLHYRLFTSLVATARSLFKENVSGKVVLITGASSGIGEHVAYEYARRGACLAVVARREHRLRQVAAVCEIIGSPEAVYIVGDVAKMEDCQQFVEATVSYFGHCKQPIRRLDFGGFNFLLVFDVVVTVDHLVTNAGVTPEINFWGSVYSTYYAYGHLKKSKGKIIVIASSTGWLFAPRLSFYSASKAAVISFYETLRYEFGGDIGITIVTPGLIKTEMTDGKFLSKEARLQLDPEMRDVEISVMPLESACECGKAIVAGSCRGDNYLTVPHWYEWTKLWKVFCPGIMDRWIGFLLMPCNSHNEVPTKKLTHFVNGLTQFLSS from the exons ATGGATATGATCGATAAGTTCATGCATGCCGTCCTTTCTATTACATTCTTCGTCTTCTTCCTTCACTATCGACTCTTCACGTCCCTTGTCGCCACTGCAAGATCCCTTTTCAAAGAGAATGTGAGTGGAAAAGTCGTACTCATCACTGGAGCATCTTCTGGCATTGGCGAG CATGTGGCGTATGAGTATGCAAGGAGAGGAGCTTGTTTAGCAGTTGTAGCGAGGAGAGAGCATCGTCTCCGACAAGTGGCTGCCGTTTGTGAGATCATTGGGTCGCCTGAAGCTGTTTACATAGTCGGAGATGTGGCCAAGATGGAGGACTGTCAACAGTTTGTTGAGGCCACTGTTAGCTACTTCGGGCATTGTAAGCAACCAATAAGAAGATTAGATTTTGggggttttaattttttattagtaTTTGATGTGGTGGTGACAGTGGATCATTTGGTGACCAATGCTGGGGTTACACCG GAAATAAACTTTTGGGGATCAGTATACAGCACATATTATGCATATGGGCACTTAAAGAAGAGCAAAGGGAAGATCATAGTCATAGCATCCAGCACTGGATGGTTGTTTGCACCAAGATTGAGCTTCTACAGT GCAAGCAAAGCAGCAGTGATAAGCTTTTACGAGACATTGAGGTATGAATTTGGGGGTGATATTGGAATTACAATAGTGACTCCGGGACTGATCAAGACGGAGATGACTGATGGAAAATTCCTATCCAAGGAAGCTCGATTACAACTTGATCCTGAAATGCGTGAC GTTGAAATCAGTGTAATGCCATTGGAATCAGCATGTGAGTGTGGGAAGGCAATAGTAGCAGGGTCCTGCCGTGGGGACAATTACTTGACGGTACCCCATTGGTACGAGTGGACCAAACTGTGGAAGGTGTTTTGCCCTGGCATCATGGATCGGTGGATAGGCTTCCTATTAATGCCCTGTAATTCCCACAATGAAGTACCCACCAAGAAGTTAACCCATTTTGTTAATGGACTAACCCAGTTTTTGTCTTCCTAA
- the LOC108456673 gene encoding 11-beta-hydroxysteroid dehydrogenase-like 6 isoform X1, translating to MDMIDKFMHAVLSITFFVFFLHYRLFTSLVATARSLFKENVSGKVVLITGASSGIGEHVAYEYARRGACLAVVARREHRLRQVAAVCEIIGSPEAVYIVGDVAKMEDCQQFVEATVSYFGHCKQPIRRLDFGGFNFLLVFDVVVTVDHLVTNAGVTPVCMFKDYDDITKASPAMEINFWGSVYSTYYAYGHLKKSKGKIIVIASSTGWLFAPRLSFYSASKAAVISFYETLRYEFGGDIGITIVTPGLIKTEMTDGKFLSKEARLQLDPEMRDVEISVMPLESACECGKAIVAGSCRGDNYLTVPHWYEWTKLWKVFCPGIMDRWIGFLLMPCNSHNEVPTKKLTHFVNGLTQFLSS from the exons ATGGATATGATCGATAAGTTCATGCATGCCGTCCTTTCTATTACATTCTTCGTCTTCTTCCTTCACTATCGACTCTTCACGTCCCTTGTCGCCACTGCAAGATCCCTTTTCAAAGAGAATGTGAGTGGAAAAGTCGTACTCATCACTGGAGCATCTTCTGGCATTGGCGAG CATGTGGCGTATGAGTATGCAAGGAGAGGAGCTTGTTTAGCAGTTGTAGCGAGGAGAGAGCATCGTCTCCGACAAGTGGCTGCCGTTTGTGAGATCATTGGGTCGCCTGAAGCTGTTTACATAGTCGGAGATGTGGCCAAGATGGAGGACTGTCAACAGTTTGTTGAGGCCACTGTTAGCTACTTCGGGCATTGTAAGCAACCAATAAGAAGATTAGATTTTGggggttttaattttttattagtaTTTGATGTGGTGGTGACAGTGGATCATTTGGTGACCAATGCTGGGGTTACACCGGTATGCATGTTTAAAGATTATGATGATATAACTAAAGCTTCGCCTGCTATG GAAATAAACTTTTGGGGATCAGTATACAGCACATATTATGCATATGGGCACTTAAAGAAGAGCAAAGGGAAGATCATAGTCATAGCATCCAGCACTGGATGGTTGTTTGCACCAAGATTGAGCTTCTACAGT GCAAGCAAAGCAGCAGTGATAAGCTTTTACGAGACATTGAGGTATGAATTTGGGGGTGATATTGGAATTACAATAGTGACTCCGGGACTGATCAAGACGGAGATGACTGATGGAAAATTCCTATCCAAGGAAGCTCGATTACAACTTGATCCTGAAATGCGTGAC GTTGAAATCAGTGTAATGCCATTGGAATCAGCATGTGAGTGTGGGAAGGCAATAGTAGCAGGGTCCTGCCGTGGGGACAATTACTTGACGGTACCCCATTGGTACGAGTGGACCAAACTGTGGAAGGTGTTTTGCCCTGGCATCATGGATCGGTGGATAGGCTTCCTATTAATGCCCTGTAATTCCCACAATGAAGTACCCACCAAGAAGTTAACCCATTTTGTTAATGGACTAACCCAGTTTTTGTCTTCCTAA
- the LOC108456674 gene encoding 60S ribosomal protein L7a-2-like translates to MGPKRGGKVVAPAKKKQPEKVVNPLFEKRPKQFGIGGALPPKKDLHRFVKWPKVVRIQRKKRILKQRLKVPPALNQFTKTLDKNLATSLFKLLLKYRPEDKAAKKERLLKKAQAEAEGKSAESKKPIVVKYGLNHVTYLIEQNKAQLVVIAHDVDPIELVVWLPALCRKMEVPYCIVKGKSRLGSIVHKKTAAVLCLTTVKNEDKLEFSRVLEAIKANFNDKYEENRKKWGGGVMGSKSQARTKAKERLLAKEAAQRMT, encoded by the exons ATG GGCCCTAAGAGAGGTGGAAAGGTTGTGGCTCCTGCCAAGAAGAAACAGCCG GAGAAGGTTGTTAATCCATTGTTTGAGAAGCGTCCCAAACAGTTCGGTATCGGAGGAGCTTTACCTCCAAAGAAGGATCTGCATCGATTCGTGAAGTGGCCGAAGGTTGTTCGAATCCAAAGGAAGAAGAGGATCCTTAAGCAGAGATTGAAGGTCCCACCAGCGTTGAACCAGTTCACCAAGACTCTTGATAAGAACCTTG CAACAAGTTTGTTCAAGTTGCTTCTCAAGTACAGGCCAGAAGACAAGGCAGCCAAGAAGGAACGTCTGTTGAAAAAAGCACAGGCTGAAGCCGAAGGAAAATCTGCCGAGTCTAAGAAACCCATTGTCGTTAAATACGGTCTTAACCATGTTACCTACCTTATTGAGCAG AACAAGGCTCAATTGGTTGTTATTGCTCATGATGTGGATCCCATAGAATTGGTAGTGTGGCTCCCTGCATTATGCAGAAAGATGGAGGTCCCTTACTGCATTGTCAAAGGGAAATCTCGTTTGGGATCG ATTGTTCACAAGAAAACTGCTGCCGTTTTGTGCTTGACCACAGTTAAGAATGAGGATAAGTTGGAGTTCAGCAGAGTCCTTGAGGCCATCAAG GCAAACTTCAATGACAAATATGAAGAGAATAGGAAGAAGTGGGGAGGTGGTGTTATGGGCTCCAAATCACAGGCCAGAACCAAGGCAAAAGAGAGGCTTCTTGCCAAGGAAGCTGCTCAGAGGATGACCTAG
- the LOC108456673 gene encoding 11-beta-hydroxysteroid dehydrogenase-like 6 isoform X3, producing the protein MDMIDKFMHAVLSITFFVFFLHYRLFTSLVATARSLFKENVSGKVVLITGASSGIGEHVAYEYARRGACLAVVARREHRLRQVAAVCEIIGSPEAVYIVGDVAKMEDCQQFVEATVSYFGHLDHLVTNAGVTPVCMFKDYDDITKASPAMEINFWGSVYSTYYAYGHLKKSKGKIIVIASSTGWLFAPRLSFYSASKAAVISFYETLRYEFGGDIGITIVTPGLIKTEMTDGKFLSKEARLQLDPEMRDVEISVMPLESACECGKAIVAGSCRGDNYLTVPHWYEWTKLWKVFCPGIMDRWIGFLLMPCNSHNEVPTKKLTHFVNGLTQFLSS; encoded by the exons ATGGATATGATCGATAAGTTCATGCATGCCGTCCTTTCTATTACATTCTTCGTCTTCTTCCTTCACTATCGACTCTTCACGTCCCTTGTCGCCACTGCAAGATCCCTTTTCAAAGAGAATGTGAGTGGAAAAGTCGTACTCATCACTGGAGCATCTTCTGGCATTGGCGAG CATGTGGCGTATGAGTATGCAAGGAGAGGAGCTTGTTTAGCAGTTGTAGCGAGGAGAGAGCATCGTCTCCGACAAGTGGCTGCCGTTTGTGAGATCATTGGGTCGCCTGAAGCTGTTTACATAGTCGGAGATGTGGCCAAGATGGAGGACTGTCAACAGTTTGTTGAGGCCACTGTTAGCTACTTCGGGCATT TGGATCATTTGGTGACCAATGCTGGGGTTACACCGGTATGCATGTTTAAAGATTATGATGATATAACTAAAGCTTCGCCTGCTATG GAAATAAACTTTTGGGGATCAGTATACAGCACATATTATGCATATGGGCACTTAAAGAAGAGCAAAGGGAAGATCATAGTCATAGCATCCAGCACTGGATGGTTGTTTGCACCAAGATTGAGCTTCTACAGT GCAAGCAAAGCAGCAGTGATAAGCTTTTACGAGACATTGAGGTATGAATTTGGGGGTGATATTGGAATTACAATAGTGACTCCGGGACTGATCAAGACGGAGATGACTGATGGAAAATTCCTATCCAAGGAAGCTCGATTACAACTTGATCCTGAAATGCGTGAC GTTGAAATCAGTGTAATGCCATTGGAATCAGCATGTGAGTGTGGGAAGGCAATAGTAGCAGGGTCCTGCCGTGGGGACAATTACTTGACGGTACCCCATTGGTACGAGTGGACCAAACTGTGGAAGGTGTTTTGCCCTGGCATCATGGATCGGTGGATAGGCTTCCTATTAATGCCCTGTAATTCCCACAATGAAGTACCCACCAAGAAGTTAACCCATTTTGTTAATGGACTAACCCAGTTTTTGTCTTCCTAA